A genome region from Planctomycetota bacterium includes the following:
- a CDS encoding superoxide dismutase: MPKPRRRDVLAAAGAGALAAALGGVGAGAAEAPAASGDYELSKLPYGYDALAPAIEEKILRLHHTKHHAAYVKGLNTTLAALAKAREAGDLSSLSGLSRALAFHGSGHVLHDLYWHSMRPGAATQPEGALRAALERDFGSVEKFAAHFAAAAKAVEGSGWAILVYEPLGKRLMILQVLNHQNLTIWGAAPLMICDVWEHAYYLQYANDRGAYVDAFMKIIDWPGVAKRYEAAVK; this comes from the coding sequence ATGCCGAAACCGAGACGTCGGGACGTGTTGGCCGCGGCGGGCGCGGGAGCGCTGGCGGCGGCGCTGGGCGGCGTGGGGGCCGGGGCGGCCGAGGCGCCCGCGGCCTCGGGCGACTACGAGCTCTCGAAGCTGCCCTATGGCTACGACGCGCTGGCGCCGGCCATCGAGGAGAAGATCCTGCGGCTCCACCACACCAAGCACCACGCGGCCTATGTGAAGGGCCTGAACACCACTCTGGCCGCGCTGGCCAAGGCCCGGGAGGCGGGCGACCTGTCGAGCCTCAGCGGCCTGTCGCGCGCGCTGGCCTTCCACGGCTCGGGCCACGTGCTGCACGACCTCTACTGGCACTCGATGCGGCCGGGCGCCGCCACGCAGCCCGAGGGCGCGCTCCGGGCGGCCCTCGAGCGCGACTTCGGCTCGGTCGAGAAGTTCGCCGCCCACTTCGCCGCCGCGGCCAAGGCCGTGGAAGGCAGCGGCTGGGCCATCCTCGTCTACGAGCCCCTCGGCAAGCGCCTCATGATCCTCCAGGTGCTCAACCACCAGAACCTCACCATCTGGGGCGCCGCGCCGCTGATGATCTGCGACGTCTGGGAGCACGCCTACTACCTCCAGTACGCCAACGACCGCGGCGCTTACGTGGACGCCTTCATGAAGATTATTGACTGGCCTGGCGTTGCCAAGCGCTACGAGGCGGCGGTGAAGTAG
- a CDS encoding prolyl oligopeptidase family serine peptidase: protein MTTALEAKAFAAAVTKRVACRYLLYLPKGYERGRRRWPLLLFLHGAGERGRDLELVKKHGPPRRLAEGHDLPFIVVSPQCPGGRWWSDDVLAALLDDVIAHHRVDERRVYLTGLSMGGYGAWSLACEHPERFAAIAPVCGGGNRLLAHKLKDVPVWAFHGAHDDVVPLAESEKMVKAVQAAGGKAKLTVYPHAGHDAWTATYANPDLYTWLLRHRKRLVRPQKAATCPRASSS from the coding sequence ATGACCACCGCCCTGGAAGCCAAGGCCTTCGCCGCAGCCGTCACCAAGCGCGTCGCCTGCCGCTACCTGCTCTACCTGCCGAAGGGCTACGAGCGGGGCCGCCGGCGCTGGCCGCTGCTCCTGTTCCTCCACGGCGCGGGCGAGCGCGGGCGCGATCTCGAACTGGTGAAGAAGCACGGCCCGCCCCGCCGGCTCGCCGAAGGTCACGACCTGCCGTTCATCGTGGTGTCGCCCCAGTGCCCGGGCGGGCGCTGGTGGTCCGACGACGTGCTGGCCGCGCTGCTCGACGACGTGATCGCGCACCACCGCGTGGACGAGCGGCGGGTGTACCTGACCGGCCTGAGCATGGGCGGCTACGGCGCCTGGAGCCTGGCCTGCGAGCACCCCGAGCGCTTCGCCGCCATCGCGCCGGTCTGCGGCGGCGGCAACCGCCTGCTCGCGCACAAGCTCAAGGACGTGCCGGTCTGGGCCTTCCACGGCGCACACGACGACGTGGTGCCGCTCGCCGAGTCCGAGAAGATGGTGAAGGCCGTGCAGGCCGCCGGCGGCAAGGCGAAGCTCACCGTCTACCCCCACGCGGGCCACGACGCGTGGACCGCCACGTACGCGAACCCCGACCTCTACACCTGGCTCCTGAGGCACCGGAAGCGGCTGGTTCGGCCGCAGAAGGCGGCAACGTGTCCAAGGGCGAGTTCAAGCTGA
- a CDS encoding class I SAM-dependent methyltransferase — protein MSKGEFKLKTRFLATANVGEYRDTIPHVVAPGDVVLEVGCEWGTTSTLLAAQCRELVATDISAECIERARREHPGIRFEVLDGFDLRAVLDLGRPFTKVYLDMSGLSGYHSLLDAIALLMAYAVTLRPEAIVVKSNALKRFAWHCIPWGAGRADLKGG, from the coding sequence GTGTCCAAGGGCGAGTTCAAGCTGAAGACCCGCTTCCTCGCCACGGCCAACGTGGGCGAGTACCGCGACACCATCCCCCACGTGGTCGCGCCCGGCGACGTGGTGCTCGAGGTCGGCTGCGAGTGGGGCACCACCAGCACGCTGCTGGCCGCGCAGTGCCGCGAGCTGGTCGCCACCGACATCAGCGCCGAGTGCATCGAGCGCGCGCGGCGCGAACACCCCGGCATTCGCTTCGAGGTGCTCGACGGCTTCGACCTGCGCGCCGTGCTCGACCTCGGGCGGCCCTTCACCAAGGTCTACCTCGACATGTCGGGCCTCTCGGGCTACCACTCCCTGCTCGACGCCATCGCGCTGCTCATGGCCTACGCCGTCACGCTGCGGCCCGAGGCCATCGTCGTCAAGAGCAACGCCCTCAAGCGCTTCGCCTGGCACTGCATCCCCTGGGGGGCGGGGCGCGCGGATCTGAAAGGAGGATGA
- a CDS encoding sugar phosphate isomerase/epimerase produces MAKSAIAAQLYTVRDFTKTPSDIAATMKKVAAIGYQAVQLSALGPMDPKELRRVCDGEGLKICATHIGFEQMRDDPQAVIELHQTYGCPYAGIGGLPASYRNAEGFPRFAREASEVARRLAQGGLKFVYHNHSFELEKFGSRTGLQILYEDSDPRVFLSELDTYWVQHGGGSPAAWIRRLKGRAPCLHLKDMTNRGGQQLMAEVGEGNLDWPDILAAAREAGTEWYIVEQDTCQRDPFESLAISLRNLKAMGLE; encoded by the coding sequence ATGGCCAAGTCGGCAATCGCGGCACAGCTCTACACGGTTCGGGACTTCACGAAGACGCCGTCCGACATCGCGGCGACGATGAAGAAGGTGGCCGCCATCGGCTACCAGGCCGTGCAGCTCTCGGCCCTCGGGCCCATGGACCCCAAGGAGCTGCGCCGGGTGTGCGACGGCGAGGGGCTGAAGATCTGCGCGACCCACATCGGCTTCGAGCAGATGCGCGACGACCCGCAGGCGGTCATCGAGCTGCACCAGACCTACGGCTGCCCCTACGCCGGCATCGGCGGCCTCCCGGCCAGCTACCGCAACGCCGAGGGCTTCCCGCGGTTCGCCCGCGAGGCCTCCGAGGTCGCCCGCCGCCTCGCCCAGGGCGGCCTGAAGTTCGTCTACCACAACCACAGCTTCGAGCTGGAGAAGTTCGGCAGCCGCACGGGACTCCAGATCCTCTACGAGGACAGCGACCCGCGCGTCTTCCTGTCGGAGCTGGACACCTACTGGGTGCAGCACGGCGGCGGGTCGCCGGCCGCGTGGATACGCCGGCTCAAGGGCCGCGCGCCCTGCCTGCACCTGAAGGACATGACGAACCGGGGCGGCCAGCAGCTCATGGCCGAGGTGGGCGAGGGCAACCTGGACTGGCCCGACATCCTGGCCGCCGCGCGCGAGGCGGGCACCGAATGGTACATTGTCGAGCAGGACACCTGCCAGCGCGACCCCTTCGAGAGCCTGGCCATCTCGCTGCGCAATCTGAAGGCGATGGGGCTGGAGTGA
- a CDS encoding glycoside hydrolase family 71/99-like protein codes for MNRPYQISRLACGALFGLCAAARAEGPLAMTDQATREQVIAATMRPYDGPSVKGVDASTLDRKVMCGYQGWFAAEGDGSGRGWFHYGGRDGFRPGSCSIDLWPDVSELDADEKFPTPFRHADGRVAHVFSSLQRKTVLRHFEWMRQYGLDGVFAQRFGGELRHPKGLNHATVVLGHCREGANRTGRAYAVMYDLSGLGAGETRLVADDWKLLVDRMHIARDPRDAAYLRHRGKPVVALWGIGFSDGRRYTLDECERLIRFLKSDPKYGGNTVMLGLPTWWRTLRRDCVADPRVHDLVRQADIVSPWAVGRVRSPEQVPQFARETWAPDLAWCREHGKDYLPVVFPGFSWHNLRPASPLGDIPRLQGRFLWTQYAEAVRAGATMVYQAMFDEMDEGTAIFKCTNDPPVGESKFLTYEGLPSDHYLWLVGQAARLLRGEIPRTAAPPERR; via the coding sequence GTGAACAGGCCGTACCAGATCTCTCGGCTCGCCTGCGGCGCGCTGTTCGGGCTCTGCGCGGCCGCCCGGGCCGAAGGGCCGCTCGCCATGACCGACCAGGCGACCCGCGAGCAGGTGATCGCGGCCACGATGCGGCCCTACGACGGCCCGAGCGTGAAGGGCGTGGACGCCTCGACGCTCGACCGCAAGGTGATGTGCGGCTATCAGGGCTGGTTCGCGGCGGAGGGCGACGGCTCGGGCCGCGGCTGGTTCCATTACGGCGGGCGGGACGGCTTCCGCCCGGGCAGTTGCTCGATTGACCTGTGGCCCGACGTGAGCGAGCTGGACGCCGACGAGAAGTTCCCGACGCCCTTCCGCCACGCCGACGGCCGCGTGGCGCACGTCTTCAGCTCGCTCCAGCGCAAGACCGTGCTCCGCCACTTCGAGTGGATGAGGCAGTACGGCCTCGACGGGGTCTTCGCCCAGCGCTTCGGGGGCGAGCTTCGCCACCCCAAGGGCCTGAACCACGCCACCGTGGTGCTCGGCCATTGCCGCGAGGGCGCCAACCGCACCGGCCGCGCCTACGCCGTGATGTACGACCTCTCGGGCCTCGGCGCCGGCGAGACGCGGCTCGTGGCGGACGACTGGAAGCTGCTCGTGGACCGCATGCACATCGCGCGCGACCCCAGGGACGCTGCGTACTTGCGCCACCGGGGCAAGCCGGTCGTGGCCCTCTGGGGCATCGGCTTCAGCGACGGGCGGCGGTACACGCTCGACGAGTGCGAACGGCTCATCCGGTTCCTCAAGAGCGACCCGAAGTACGGCGGCAACACGGTGATGCTCGGCCTGCCCACCTGGTGGCGCACGCTGCGGCGCGATTGCGTGGCGGACCCGCGGGTGCACGACCTGGTGCGCCAGGCCGACATCGTGAGCCCCTGGGCCGTCGGCCGCGTGCGGTCGCCCGAGCAGGTGCCGCAGTTCGCCCGCGAGACGTGGGCGCCCGATCTCGCCTGGTGCCGCGAGCACGGCAAGGACTACCTGCCCGTGGTCTTCCCGGGCTTCAGTTGGCACAACCTGCGCCCCGCGTCGCCCCTGGGCGACATCCCGCGGCTCCAGGGCCGCTTCCTCTGGACGCAATACGCGGAGGCCGTCCGGGCGGGCGCCACGATGGTCTACCAGGCGATGTTCGACGAGATGGACGAGGGGACGGCGATCTTCAAGTGCACCAACGACCCGCCCGTGGGCGAGTCGAAGTTCCTCACCTACGAGGGCCTGCCATCGGACCACTACCTGTGGCTGGTGGGCCAGGCGGCGCGCCTGCTGCGGGGCGAGATTCCGCGAACCGCGGCGCCGCCCGAGAGGCGCTGA
- a CDS encoding type II toxin-antitoxin system VapC family toxin, which produces MNVVDSSGWVEYFGGGPNAGIFAPPIQDVGNAIVPSICIFEVFRWVVRNQSEEEAVEAAALMRQGLVVPLDDELAIEAAAFSIDSELPMADSIILATARAYGATLWTQDAHFRDVEGVKYVVKRRKMG; this is translated from the coding sequence GTGAACGTCGTGGACTCCTCTGGATGGGTCGAGTACTTCGGAGGGGGGCCGAACGCTGGGATCTTTGCCCCCCCGATACAGGACGTGGGCAACGCCATTGTGCCCAGCATCTGCATCTTCGAGGTGTTCCGCTGGGTTGTGAGGAACCAGAGCGAAGAGGAGGCCGTCGAGGCCGCGGCGCTCATGCGCCAAGGGCTGGTCGTGCCGCTCGACGACGAACTCGCTATCGAGGCCGCCGCCTTCAGCATTGATTCAGAGCTGCCGATGGCCGACAGCATCATCCTGGCCACGGCGCGGGCCTACGGCGCTACGCTGTGGACGCAGGATGCGCACTTCAGGGACGTCGAGGGCGTGAAGTACGTCGTGAAACGCAGGAAGATGGGCTAA
- a CDS encoding AbrB/MazE/SpoVT family DNA-binding domain-containing protein, giving the protein MAAVTVSPKYQIVIPKEIREPMGIRPGQKIQMMRLRGHVVLVPVRDIGEMRGFLKGMNTDFEREEEDRL; this is encoded by the coding sequence ATGGCCGCGGTCACGGTGTCGCCCAAGTACCAGATCGTGATCCCCAAGGAGATTCGCGAGCCGATGGGCATTCGCCCTGGGCAGAAGATCCAGATGATGAGGCTCAGGGGACACGTCGTGCTCGTCCCCGTCCGGGACATTGGGGAGATGCGTGGTTTCCTCAAGGGGATGAACACGGATTTCGAGCGGGAAGAAGAGGACCGGCTGTGA
- a CDS encoding FAD-dependent oxidoreductase, translated as MSCDRRTFLKASVAAAGLGVGLAVPSDAAENPKGEAMIDFTRRIPVRHEVDVFVAGGGPAGLAAAVAAARQGRKVFLAERHTCLGGMGTAGMVPVFMQFTDGVNFLAGGIGREVADKLARASGFPLRDGLPIKAEVLKRLYDALLAEAGVDFTFETLLIGAEKDAPDRVGHAVLAAKSGLFAVKAKVFVDATGDGDLAAWAGAPFEKGDKDGGLMPGTLCSLWANIDWETVRKSGLGAGESRLEAAFRDKVFTIEDRHLPGMWQVGDDIGGGNIGHTFGVDSTDERSVTKALLWGRQSLLEYERYYKQYLKGFEKMTLVATGSLLGIRESRRILGDYVLCLDDFKKRAVFPDEIGRYSYPVDIHASKPDEANYKQFAEEFKTLRYGKGESYGIPYRVLVPRKLSNVLVAGRCVSSDRYIQGSIRVMPGCFITGQAAGVAAALAVEKGTDTRGVPVSELQARLKKLGAYLPNC; from the coding sequence ATGTCCTGCGATCGCCGAACGTTCCTCAAGGCATCCGTGGCCGCGGCCGGGCTGGGTGTCGGCCTCGCCGTGCCGTCGGATGCCGCCGAGAATCCCAAAGGAGAAGCCATGATTGATTTCACGCGCCGTATCCCCGTGCGCCACGAGGTGGATGTGTTTGTGGCCGGAGGCGGGCCGGCGGGCCTGGCCGCCGCCGTGGCCGCGGCGCGGCAGGGACGCAAGGTGTTCCTCGCCGAACGCCACACGTGCCTGGGCGGCATGGGCACGGCGGGCATGGTGCCCGTGTTCATGCAGTTCACCGACGGCGTGAACTTCCTGGCCGGCGGCATCGGCCGCGAGGTGGCCGACAAGCTGGCGAGGGCCAGCGGCTTCCCGCTCCGCGACGGCCTGCCCATCAAGGCCGAGGTGCTCAAGCGCCTCTACGACGCGCTCCTCGCCGAGGCAGGGGTGGACTTCACCTTCGAGACGCTGCTCATCGGGGCCGAAAAGGACGCACCCGACCGCGTCGGCCACGCCGTCCTGGCCGCCAAGAGCGGCCTCTTCGCCGTCAAGGCGAAGGTCTTCGTGGACGCGACGGGCGACGGCGACCTGGCGGCCTGGGCGGGCGCGCCCTTCGAGAAGGGCGACAAAGACGGCGGCCTGATGCCCGGCACCCTCTGTTCGCTGTGGGCGAACATAGACTGGGAGACCGTCCGCAAGAGCGGCCTGGGCGCCGGCGAGAGCCGCCTCGAGGCGGCCTTCAGGGACAAGGTGTTCACCATCGAAGACCGCCACCTGCCCGGCATGTGGCAGGTGGGCGACGACATCGGCGGCGGCAACATCGGCCACACCTTCGGGGTGGACAGCACGGACGAGCGCTCGGTCACGAAGGCCCTCCTGTGGGGCCGCCAGTCGCTCCTCGAATACGAGCGCTACTACAAGCAGTACCTCAAGGGCTTCGAGAAGATGACCCTCGTCGCCACCGGCTCGCTCCTCGGCATCCGCGAGAGCCGCCGCATCCTGGGCGACTACGTGCTCTGCCTCGACGACTTCAAGAAGCGGGCCGTCTTCCCCGACGAGATCGGCCGCTACTCGTACCCCGTGGACATTCACGCCTCGAAACCCGACGAGGCCAACTACAAGCAGTTCGCCGAGGAGTTCAAGACCCTGCGGTACGGCAAGGGCGAGAGCTACGGCATCCCCTACCGAGTCCTCGTGCCCCGGAAGCTCTCGAACGTCCTGGTCGCCGGCCGCTGCGTCAGCTCCGACCGCTACATCCAGGGCTCGATTCGCGTGATGCCTGGGTGCTTCATCACCGGCCAGGCGGCGGGCGTGGCCGCGGCCCTCGCCGTCGAGAAGGGCACCGACACCCGCGGCGTGCCCGTCTCCGAGCTTCAGGCCCGCCTCAAGAAGCTCGGCGCTTACCTCCCAAACTGCTGA
- the tgt gene encoding tRNA guanosine(34) transglycosylase Tgt: MPSIRTPHGDVALPAFFPDATRAVVRSLDAADLEACGVPGLVVCAFHLARRPGSKAVAAMGGVHRLMGWQRPVITDSGGFQVFSLIRQNPKLGTLTRREAIFRLAEGGKAGRLSPEKSIQVQLRLGADILVCLDDCTHPTAPRDEQAASVARTIAWAERCKAEFERGVSRRSSPEAVRPLLFAVIQGGADAELRRLCARELVAMGFDGYGFGGWPFDAHGRLLDDILALTADLMPCDRPRYALGLGSPGALVACARMGYTLFDCALPTRDARRGRLYVFGTQGDLSYDRLYLRDAAHRRDRGPVSDACDCLCCRAYSRAYLHHLFAIGDSLAWRLATVHNLRFYAMLMGRLRNSERPQQFGR; encoded by the coding sequence ATGCCCTCAATCCGCACCCCTCACGGCGATGTGGCGTTGCCGGCGTTTTTCCCCGATGCTACGCGGGCCGTGGTGCGCTCGCTCGATGCCGCCGACCTGGAGGCATGCGGGGTCCCAGGGCTGGTTGTGTGCGCGTTCCATCTGGCGCGCCGGCCAGGCTCGAAGGCCGTCGCGGCGATGGGTGGCGTCCACCGCCTGATGGGCTGGCAACGCCCCGTCATCACCGATTCGGGTGGGTTCCAGGTCTTCTCGCTCATCCGCCAGAACCCGAAGCTGGGCACGCTGACGAGGCGAGAGGCGATCTTCCGCCTCGCTGAGGGGGGGAAGGCGGGACGCCTCAGCCCCGAGAAGTCCATCCAAGTCCAACTGCGGTTGGGGGCCGACATCCTGGTGTGTCTCGACGACTGCACGCACCCCACGGCGCCGCGCGACGAGCAGGCGGCCTCGGTCGCCCGCACCATCGCCTGGGCCGAGCGGTGCAAGGCCGAGTTCGAGCGGGGGGTGAGCAGGCGGTCTTCTCCCGAAGCCGTTCGCCCGTTATTGTTCGCCGTCATTCAGGGCGGGGCCGACGCCGAGCTGCGCCGGCTGTGCGCAAGGGAACTGGTGGCCATGGGCTTCGACGGCTACGGCTTCGGCGGCTGGCCGTTCGACGCCCACGGGCGCCTGCTCGACGATATCCTCGCCCTCACGGCCGACCTGATGCCGTGCGACCGGCCGCGCTATGCGCTCGGCCTCGGCAGCCCCGGCGCGCTCGTCGCCTGCGCGCGGATGGGCTACACCCTGTTCGACTGCGCGCTGCCCACCCGCGACGCCCGCCGCGGCCGCCTCTACGTCTTCGGCACGCAGGGCGACTTGTCCTACGACCGCCTCTACCTCCGCGACGCCGCGCACCGCCGCGACCGCGGCCCGGTCTCGGACGCCTGCGACTGCCTGTGCTGTCGGGCCTACTCGCGGGCATACCTCCACCACCTCTTCGCCATCGGCGATTCCCTCGCCTGGCGCCTCGCCACCGTCCACAACCTGCGCTTCTACGCGATGCTCATGGGGCGGCTCAGAAACAGCGAGCGGCCTCAGCAGTTTGGGAGGTAA
- a CDS encoding Dam family site-specific DNA-(adenine-N6)-methyltransferase, protein MTVQPLPRAIRRVLVPPIKCQGIKTKLVPFILRNIRWDGQGAWVEPFLGSGVVLFNVLPQRALACDSNPHLIRFYQATIEGRLTPRSVGEHLTREGERLAALGERHYYAVRDRFNEAGDPLDFLLLNRACFNGVMRFNRRGGFNVPFCRKTERFQQAYVTKIVNQVAALQDMMRGRQWEFRCVGWREALSGLSAEDFAYLDPPYVGRHTDYFSQWSEKDAAALAGVARELPCGFALSMWKENRYRSNDYIRRHWAFAVERTATHFYHVGPTESLRNAMVEALLVKPGYEAPLSEFPRPRTAEQMSLAFAH, encoded by the coding sequence GTGACCGTTCAGCCGTTGCCCAGAGCTATCCGCAGGGTTCTCGTGCCGCCGATCAAGTGCCAGGGCATAAAGACAAAGCTTGTGCCCTTCATCCTGCGGAACATCCGGTGGGACGGGCAGGGGGCTTGGGTAGAGCCTTTCCTCGGCTCTGGCGTGGTGCTGTTCAATGTGTTGCCGCAACGCGCTCTGGCCTGCGACAGCAATCCGCACCTCATCCGTTTCTACCAAGCGACCATCGAGGGACGGCTGACGCCGAGGTCCGTGGGGGAACACCTCACTCGAGAAGGGGAGCGTTTGGCTGCCCTGGGTGAGAGGCACTACTATGCGGTACGGGACCGTTTCAACGAGGCAGGAGACCCGCTGGACTTTCTTCTTCTGAACCGCGCTTGTTTCAACGGGGTCATGCGCTTCAACCGAAGAGGGGGGTTCAATGTCCCTTTCTGTCGGAAGACCGAGCGGTTCCAACAAGCCTATGTGACCAAGATCGTCAACCAGGTCGCCGCGCTCCAAGACATGATGCGGGGCAGGCAGTGGGAGTTCCGGTGCGTGGGCTGGCGAGAGGCCCTGAGCGGACTCTCAGCCGAGGACTTCGCCTACCTCGACCCGCCCTACGTTGGGCGCCACACGGACTACTTCAGCCAATGGTCTGAGAAGGATGCCGCAGCGCTGGCGGGGGTCGCCCGGGAGTTGCCTTGCGGATTCGCGCTCTCCATGTGGAAGGAGAACAGGTACCGGTCCAACGACTATATCCGGCGACACTGGGCATTCGCCGTTGAGAGAACCGCCACCCATTTCTACCACGTGGGCCCAACGGAGAGCCTGCGCAACGCGATGGTTGAGGCCCTCCTGGTCAAGCCGGGCTACGAAGCGCCTCTGTCAGAGTTCCCGAGGCCCCGGACGGCGGAACAGATGAGCTTGGCCTTTGCGCACTGA